In Homo sapiens chromosome 8, GRCh38.p14 Primary Assembly, the genomic window ttaaacacacatatgtacaaaGGCATTCCAGAGCCCAGTTTTCGAGGCTGAGGAAAGACCCCGAGAGCGCTTCGCACAGCACGCTTCCCAGCGTCCGAAACACTGCTCTCAGGGCGGGGCACAGCGGAAGGGCTGCACCTCTCAGGGTTCCCTAACTTTTCCCTTATTCAGTCATCTAGACAGCAAATACACAGTAATTCCCCAGTTTCCTATTGACGTCCCAGCGGAAGTCTGACTCCTGCGCGTCACGCAGTTTCTGAGGCAACGAATCTCTGGCACGGAAGCTTTTCCTGGCGCGTTTCGGGAGAACCACGCCAACTACAACGTCCCTCACCAGAATTCAATGAGGCAGAGTCCCTGCATCTGctccctgcctggcctgggctcccaCATCCACAGAAGCGCCACAGCCGGGGAGCTTCGGAGTCACCGCACAGAGTGTGCTCTCTGCTCTGCGCTCCTCAGTCCCACAGTCCCCTCCAAGTCACGGGAACTGGAGGCCAAGGAGCCCCTGCCACCTGCAGTCTCACTCCAGGTCAGAATCGCTGTCCTCTGAGGAGGAGGAAACCTGAAGGTCCTCATAGAGGACGCTCGGTGGGACACGAACACAGGGAGCCTCAGACTTCTCTGACACATGAGGGCTCTGAGCGAGAAAGGCTCCCGGCTTCTCAGGAGAGTGAAATGAGGGGGCCGCCAGGAGGCTGGAGCTCCAGCGTCCGTTTTCCAGTCTCCGGAagagcactctgagaggctgggcCCCATCATGGCCGGCCGCTGAGTGATGGGACATGGTGCAGGCCTGGGCAGTAGGCAGGCAAGGTCTGCTGTGCGGAGGCTGCCGGTCGACGCTGGGCACCTGGGCCGGTGTCCTCCTGCCCATCTGGGGCGACGTACTTGGTCCAAGTTCGGTTGCGGCTGGCGGAGGTTGGAGATTCTCCGGGGCCCCCAGCTCACCTCCCTGGATGGCGCTTTCGGGGATCTGGAAGGGACCCAGTCTCGGTTTCTTGGGGAAGTTCAGGCAAGCCTGAATCGGAGCCTGGGCAGGTCTCTTGGCTCCTGGCCCGAAGCTGAGATTGGAGCCTAGGCCCAAGCTGTGTGTGGCGGCTGGCGGGCAGGGCTGTGGGGTCACCGCAGGACGTTTGTCTTGTGCCTGGGGTCTGGAGGCCTGGAGCAGGCCGTGGGTTTTGGAGGCAGCCTGGGGAACTTCTCGGCAGCCACCCTCGGGGCGGCTGTGTGTCGGCTTCACCACGAGGAGAGGCTCGCGGCCCTGGTGCCTGACTGCAGGCTGAGGCATGTCGGCCGCAGCCCCAGTCTGTCTTTCCTTTGGTCCAAGACTTGAGGAGGAGCTCAGGCTGGCTTTTCTGAGGGGAGACAGTGAAGCCAAGACGGAGCCCCTGCCAGACATTTCGGTTGCGGAGCGATCAGCGAGGACAGGGTCCAAGCGCGGCCTCTTACTGGTTGTGTGGACCGGCATTGGCCCGCTTGCAACCTGAAAGAGAGGAAACAACCCAGGTTAGAAGTTCCTCAGCATGGAGCCAACGTGAAAATCAAGCACATCCAAAGACAAGGTGCACACGCCATGAAATTCTTAGTACAGTATCGACAGGCGGTCCTTGGAAGTAGGGACAGACCCTCCACCTGAGTGCTGATCAGGACAAGACACATGAAAGATGCGCTCTCGAGCTATGTGTAGCTGATCTAAGCACACCATTGTTCAAAAGATCGCGTCTTGGGCATTAACTGGATCAAAGCGCCTCCACTCAGCCTTCCATGAAGTGGAACGGACTAATGCCCTTCCCACGGCAGGTTGCTGGCTCAAGGGTACTCGGGACGTCTTCTCTGAACACATGCATGTTCCTGGGTTTCGCCTTCTCCACGTTTGGGGCCTCTGAGGGACTAATTTCCTCATGCCGCTAGGAACGTGTTGTTGGCAGGCTTGCCATAATTGGACAGAAAGAAAGCAACAGGAAATACGGCATGTTCAGATGCCTTCGCCTGGAATCCAATTGACCTGGAAGGATCGTGGAGTCCCTGACcccaagaaggcaagaaagaggggTTCCCCGATTTCCTCCCGCAGACGGGAAGCTGAAAGGAAATCAACCAGGGTGACCTAGAGGAGAAAAAGACCAGGGGCCCGGGGTGACACTCGCCCTCAGATAATCAGAAGATTCCGTGGATCCTTTTCCATTCGGCAGCGGCTTCTCTGGAGGTTTCCCGGAAAACATGTGGAGGAGAGCCTTCCTCTGCGGGTCTTGTTGCCTGCAGAACAGAAGAAGGTCAGGCCGTGCCCCCTGGTTTTccccaggagacagggagaacCCCGTCTGGGGCCCAGCCCCATTCCGTGTTTTGTGATACAGAAATGGACATCTGGTGCCCTTTCCGCCTCTGCACCTTCCCTCACGTGCCAACCTTCCCATCCTCCAGGTGGCCCTCTAGGCTTCCCAACTAAGGACTGTGATTTGGATTCCATCGCTTTTCCCGCTGTCGTGGGGAACCTGCACGAAGCGCCCCCGCCTCTCCCCGTCCCTGAATCTCCCAGAGCCCAAGGAGCTCCTGGGTGTGGAACCCCGGAGGACACGGAGCTCCGGCCTATTTCTCTGCAGCGTTCCTTCCCTGGCCCGGAGACGGAAAGGCACACGGTGTGCAGGTGCAGAGACACCATGTCCTTAGGAGGCAGTACCCTAAGAGTGGTGAAAACCCCTCCCACTGCTCACCTtggtctctcttccttctctcccttatcCTTGTTCAAGGGCCCCGGGTTGGCTTCACCCCGGGGCTTCCATGGTTTCaggttttccttcccttcctttttccccaaGGTCGCTGGAACCAGGGCTGCCTTCCAGCACTTCATGGGGCACCTGGTACTTCTGGCCGTGTGGCCAAAGGCCCCGCAGTTTTTGCACTTGAGCTGTGGGTGGAAAGGAAGTGATGTCAGTGAGTGAGCTGAAGCCACAGGCAGCGATCCCACGTCAACATTGGGACGGATTGTGAATTCAGAGCTGAATAAGGATTCCAAAGAGGGGACACCGGCATGGGGGCCGTTAAGTGCCGGGAGAGTTCGGATACGATGTTCCCTCGCAAAGCCCACGGGACGGAGGAACTCTGAAAGGAAGGACTCAAAGTTCCAAGGGGCACGATGGTGAAGCCGATGTCAACAACGCAGCCAAACGTGGCTATACAGGACTCTAAGTAGAAAGGGAGGTTGCCCCCAAGAGTCTCTCAAGGGACCTATCGGGCCGGGGAGAAGGTCCCAAGCCACGCCCACCTTGGATGGGAAAAGCAACCTGGCTGGTGGTGACAGAACTCTTTGGAATCCAACCCAGTCTCTGAGGACCGTGGGACACCCCCTCCCCccgaccccacccccaccccgataCCCAAGAGATCCAGGGCTAGACTTACCCTGGGATCTTCTTCATCGGGCGGGGGAGCCCTTGGCCCAACTGGGGCCCTCCGCTGCTTCTGGAGGGTCTGGGCTCTCACCAGTCTCTTGGCCCAAGATGTGGGGTCCCGACGTGCCATCATCTTCGTCTCCTGGGGGTTTTATGACCGCCTTTTTCAGGGGTGGACTGTTGGGCCacctgaaacacacacaaacacacacatgtcgATGGTTAAGCACGTTGGATATTCACACACCCACAGGAAGCCACCTGCTAACTCCCTGCCTGTGTGGTCATGAGGAGACCTCACCACCAGTCGGTCAAATCTGTAGAACACAATGTGTTGTGCGCATCCTCGGATATTGTGTGTTCCTCTGCCATGACTACCTAGTCCAAGAGTAAATCCCACCTGCCACAGGGCCCGTGGCCTAGGTATGGGGGGTTGAGATTTCAACCCCAAACAAACAACTGATTCTGGAGACTGGACTTAGGTCTCTCACGATTCACTCCGGTAGAAGACACGGTGATTCTATCTCCCTTGACGGACAGAATGATCGAAGACACAGGGCATGGCGTGTGCCACCCTTTGGCAGGTCTGCTTGAAGTCACGGATAAGGGATGCTTCCTGTGACAACTTGAATCGCTACTCTTGCCATTTCATTAGGCAACTTCCAAACACAAATTCATACAGAGAAGTTACCTTCCTCTCTACCGCACTAGCAGGTGATGATCTTTCCTGTTCTATCTTTTGGCTTTAGCTCCAgcccctctttatttattttcctggtatTTTACGCACACCACACGAATTCATCTGAACAAACGGGGAAGAAGTGCCGTATCGTATCGACGTCTTACACGGCTGAAGGGCAAACCCCCCTTTTTTCCAAAGTCCTTTTTCCATTTACCCACCAATTCAGCATGCTGCAGTACATTTCTTTTCGCATTCCCATCTTGGTCTTCTCCCACACGTGGAGACGGATATGTTTTCTCGTTTTCTGTTCCAAGAATTACTAGTAACGAGAACACATCCTACCCCACCAGCAAGCCCCAGTGTGATCGGTTTCTTTCggcctcctttgtctcttcctcccCCACAACCCCCGCAAAACCACCTCAGGGATTGCGTGAAACAATCAATTGTTCAGCGAAACTAACCTGAAATTACACGTCTActttctttcccaggctggcgCTGAGATGGGCAGGTGCTGCAGCAGCCCGGCTGGAAGCGATGCAGCATCCAGGACGACGGAGGAAGGGGCGGAGAGGGACCTCCGCTTTCCAGGCTGCCTTTTATACTGCCTCTGGTCACCTGACATGGAACGTACCCTAACCTAATCAGTTACCTGTACCTTAATTGCAATTAACTTAATCCAATTACATGACCTGGAAAGGTCTATCTGCACAGCCCACTCTAAGATCATGTCCACTGCTGACAGACATTCTAAAACCTACTTGTACAGCTGCAAGCTTTGAACAATAGATGTTCCCCGTCAGACATGTAACACTGGTGCCTGTACCCCtgtcttcttttccatcttttttgttgttttgttttgttttgttttaaaaaatgtggtaaaatagacACCTTTTAATTGGACCACATTTTGTCTATCTCGACGTAGGCCTCAGTGTCATCAAGGAGACTCTGCTTGACATGCAGTCACGGCCATGATCCATCTTCagagcttctctttcttccccaaggTAAGTCTGTCAGCAGAGAACCCTGACCGCACCCTCATGTGTTTTCTCCCCCAGGAGGCGCTTGGAAACCACCGTGAATTGGACCACACTGGGaaacacagatgaggaaagtcaACAACGCTTTGTCCTTCAGTGCCTGGCTCCTTTTTCAGCTCGTCTTGCGACTCCAGGCATTATGCCTGAAAAGTCTCCCGGACGCCTGTGAGGCTCTAATTCCCTGGGTCCCATTGCCATGTCTCTGGATTTGCGAAGATCCACCGCACCTTCTGTGGAACTCCCGTGTCGGTGAACTTTTGTGCCACGGCCCCTAATTCTGCCCATGGTCATCCACACCTGCACGACTTAGGGTCCATGTTCCTTGGACGGGAAGAGACAGGCAGGAGTCGGAATGATGAACCAGCACACTGGGGTGTTTTCTCATGTAGCCCAAGTGACCCCATGGTCTTCTCGAGCTTTGGAACCAGTCGCCTCCCCTTtgacactgcacccggctcccAGTCACTCAATCTTGTTGGCCCTCCGGCGATCTCCCGTTGGATGAATTGCTCCTGCTGAAACTCGAGTCCCCTTTGATTTGCGCTTCATTAATTATTCATGATTCAGGTTGGAAGGCCTGCTGACGACCCCCTGTGGCCGTTCTCTGAGCTTTCCTGTCACATCGTTTCCTTCCACGCTCTTTGGTTCCTTATGGTCCTGCTCCTTCTGCTGTCAGAGGAGCAGAGAGTTGATCTTATTCATTCTGGATACGGATACTTTCTAGTTGATCTGGATAATCAAGATAACGACCCTCAACAGCGGCGGAGAGGGAGCAGCCAGTTGGTGTGTCTCAGAAAATCCCGCTGAGTTCCGAGGCCTCCTAGATGTGGAATCCTACTGAGAGTTGGTCCCAGGTCAGAGAATGGAGAGAGCCTGTGCATGATGGGATATCCCCGCCTAGATCTTTTAGTGAGTCTCTGCCTCAGCTACTGTTAGGATCAGGGGGAGAACCATGGTGTCAGACATCCGGAAAGAAGACGGGATGAATGTTTTACCTCTGAAGTACATCCCAAATGTGGGAGTTAACTTCAGCTTTGCTGGGGTCTATTTGGCCAGTGAAACTCTGCCTGGTTCCTTCGCACATCCGGAAGCCACTTCACGGGGGGCCGTCGCAACTGGAACCACACACTTGGCATCGGCGGTTGAGCCAAATGGGGACTCGTGGTGCAAGCAACGCTCCCCACGTGTTAGCGTGCGTGAGATTCGGTTGGCGGAATTTTACTAGGTGCGTGTTGGTAGAGTGGGGCTGAGGTTTTCTTGCTCCTGTGGATGTATAGGAAGTCAAAGGTCCTGCCCAGCCCTGCGGTCCCCTCAGTCAACTCTGTTTCGGAGACGTAACGATTTGGATTGCCAACAAATCAAGAAATGTTCAAGCCCTTGGATGTAgggtaaagaaagagagatcagactgtcactgtgtctatgtagaaggggaagacataagagactccattttgaaaaagacctgtactttaaacaattgctttacTGAGATGTTGATCATTTGTAGCTTTGCCGC contains:
- the FAM90A24 gene encoding protein FAM90A24, producing the protein MMARRDPTSWAKRLVRAQTLQKQRRAPVGPRAPPPDEEDPRLKCKNCGAFGHTARSTRCPMKCWKAALVPATLGKKEGKENLKPWKPRGEANPGPLNKDKGEKEERPRQQDPQRKALLHMFSGKPPEKPLPNGKGSTESSDYLRVASGPMPVHTTSKRPRLDPVLADRSATEMSGRGSVLASLSPLRKASLSSSSSLGPKERQTGAAADMPQPAVRHQGREPLLVVKPTHSRPEGGCREVPQAASKTHGLLQASRPQAQDKRPAVTPQPCPPAATHSLGLGSNLSFGPGAKRPAQAPIQACLNFPKKPRLGPFQIPESAIQGGELGAPENLQPPPAATELGPSTSPQMGRRTPAQVPSVDRQPPHSRPCLPTAQACTMSHHSAAGHDGAQPLRVLFRRLENGRWSSSLLAAPSFHSPEKPGAFLAQSPHVSEKSEAPCVRVPPSVLYEDLQVSSSSEDSDSDLE